One Serratia liquefaciens genomic window, ACCCCAGTCGGTGGCGGTATTCGCTCCCTGAACGTGGCCCTGCGCCAGCAATTGGACCTGTACGTGTGTCTGCGTCCGGTGCGTTACTACCAGGGCACGCCAAGCCCGGTTAAACAGCCAGAACTGACCGACATGGTGATCTTCCGCGAAAACGCCGAAGACATCTACGCAGGTATCGAGTGGAAAGCCGGTTCTGCCGAAGCAGACAAAGTAATCAAGTTCCTGCGCGACGAAATGGGCGTGAAAAAAATCCGCTTCCCAGAGCAATGTGGTATCGGTGTGAAGCCATGCTCTGAAGAAGGGACTAAGCGTCTGGTACGTGCGGCGATCGAATACGCGATCACTAACGACCGCGACTCTGTGACCCTGGTTCACAAAGGCAACATCATGAAGTTCACCGAAGGTGCCTTCAAGGATTGGGGCTACGAATTGGCGCGTGAAGAGTTCGGTGGCGAACTGATCGACGGCGGCCCATGGCTGAAAATCAAGAACCCGAACACCGGTAAAGAGATCGTGGTAAAAGACGTGATCGCCGATGCCTTCCTGCAGCAAATCCTGCTGCGTCCGGCTGAATACGACGTGATCGCCTGTATGAACCTGAACGGTGACTACATCTCCGACGCCCTGGCCGCGCAGGTTGGCGGTATCGGTATCGCACCTGGCGCCAACATCGGTTCCGATTGCGCGCTGTTCGAAGCCACCCACGGTACCGCACCTAAGTATGCCGGCCAGGACAAAGTGAACCCAGGTTCCATCATCCTGTCTGCAGAAATGATGCTGCGCCACATGGGCTGGTTCGAAGCGGCTGACCTGATTGTTAAGGGCATGGAAGGCGCAATCGCTGCCAAGACCGTGACCTATGACTTCGAACGCCTGATGGAAGGCGCTAAGCTGCTGAAATGTTCAGAGTTTGGCGACGCTATCGTTAAACACATGTAATTGTGGTTAAGCGTTAAATGATAACGGGAACCTGATGGTTCCCGTTTTTTATTATTCAAACTGCAACGGTTATCAAAACGTTATCAAAATAAGTTATCAAAACCCGTTAGGATGGTGTTGGCGCATGTCTAATGTAAGTGGAAAGCCCATTTTGCGTAACGAGTCGCCACTGCATATTGCGATCTAGTAATTCATTGAGAAGTTAGTGCGACACATTATCCTGTAGCCAAGTGAAATTAAGGTATAATCGCATAATAAATCTATCTAGGAGACGCTGAGACTAACGCGGTTAAGCTTAACATTACTTCTCAAGATAAAAATACCATGACAAACCTCGGAACATATCAGATAATTAATATTATAGAATGATAACAAATTACTGTAATTTCAGAGAAAGAAACATTAAACAACCAGGAATGGTGTCTTTATGAATTTTTATGGGATAAACTATCTTCAAACGCAGTCTAATTTAAATGATTATTTAAAGTATGTTATTATTTTTAGTGCTTTATTTGTTTTGATAGTTGTTTTTAGTCTGTATATGCGCCATCGCCTTCAGACAAAATTCCGAGATTTAACTATTATCGCATTCTTGTTTTTAATTTTCATCTCAGGTGTTCAATATTCAGATTATACTAATAGCCAAAATGTACACTCAAAATCATCCCAAATGGTTAATTTTGTAAGGTTGTTGTCAAAAGAAAAAAGCGTAAACATATATTCTATATTTTCCAATTCAGTGCAGTTATCGGATGGGGTGATAGTTAAGGTTGATAATTACTATTACCGCGTAAACTTAAGTGCAGATCTAAATACTTATAGCCTAACGCAAACTTGGTTAACAAACCCTGATGTCACCATTATAAAAAATTGAGGAAGAAAATGATTATATATATGCCTATTATTATAAAGTTGGGGCTGGGGATACTATGCTTGATTGTGCAAATAAATCTTATGGGGAAAGGTAATCTGGCTCCATCGTCAGCAATGGATCAGGTTCAGAACTACGTTCTTGGCGGGATTATCGGTGGCGTAATCTACAATGAATCGATTACTGTACTACAATTTGTTCTGGTATTAATTATCTGGACTTTACTTGTGTTTGTTCTTAAGTTTTTAAAAGAGAATAATCGTTTAGTCAAACGTATTATTGATGGCAAACCAATTACTTTAGTACACAATGGCAGCGTTGATGTTAAAGAATGTTTGAGGAATGGTGTTTCCGCAAATGATTTGATGTTCAAGTTAAGATCTAATGGTATTTATGAAGTGGAACAATTAAAACGTGTGGTTCTAGAGCAAAATGGGCAGTTAACCATTATTCAAAACGGTGATGAAAATATTCGCTACCCAATAATAGTGGATGGTTTGGCTAATCATGATCTACTTGAAATCCTCAATAAAGACAGAGAATGGTTAGAGGGTAAAATCGAGGAGCAAGGTTTCAAAAAAATCAGTGAGGTCTATTTAGGAGAGTACTTGTCTGGCAAGATTAATTTGTACGGATATGAAAGTAAATAGCAAGTTTTGCGTCTAATTGGCCGTCTTAGACGGCATTTGTAATTTATTTAATTCCATGGCGTTTAATTTAAGTGGTGCGAATTGATTAATGTGTTTAATTAATTTGGGCGCAGGTCTTATTGAATAAAAATACTTACATTAACAACTTGTTTTCACGTCTTACTAGCTGCAGTATTGGTTTTAGACTATAGTGAAAGTTCAGGGTCGTAATTAATAAAATAAAAATCTTTATTCAAGTTGACCTAGTAAATTATTTTTATCCAATCTTTACCTCTATCATCGTGATAGCGATCTGTCTGAGACTGTGTTTTGTGTCCTAGAAGCATCTGTGTTTTTACTCCCTGGGACTTATACAGTCTTTCAGCGAGAGAACGTTGTTCATGAAATGTTGCTGGTGTGCCGTCTCCCCAATCAATATCAGTTTTATCTCTGGCTTTGCTAAAGTTTGTTGTCAGCGTATTTCCTGGTACTTTGGCACCACGTTGGGCCATTGATGTCGAACGGAAGTAATGTACAAGATACCGACTCACAGCATAATCACGGCAGCGCGAGATAACCTCACGTAGACTTGTGTTCAAAGCATCGCATCGAAGAGAAAGAGGTAATGCCAACTTTGCACCAGTCTTCTCCTGCAAAACATGTAAGTGATCATCCCAGATGTCGCTGAATTTCATTGCTGAGATATCACCCAAGCGCCGCCCTGTAACTATGGCCAATAGCATCGCATTGCCCATGTAGCTATGCTGTTTATCAGCAATGTCGAAGATCTTCTGCCATTCCTCTAAATTCAAACGCTGCCTGGTAACCTTCCTGCGCGGTTGCTTTGTTGCGAGTGCGGGATTGTAGCCAGGCGGAACCTCACCAACATGCTGAGCCTCTTTAAATACGTCGATCAGCACTGAGCGAACAACCTGGCCCATACGTGGCTGTCCGGCGTCGGTGTACTCATCCAACAACGAAGCTATATCTTTGGCATTTACCTCGGGCAAGGGTTTCATTGTAAATTTTTGGCGTAGAAGGTCCACAGGCTTACGTTTTGTTTAAACGTGTTGGGCTTGATATCACCGGTACTCAGTCGTTCCTCCTGTATTTTCCAATACCGAATGAGCCAGGTACTGACAGTTATATCTTTACCCTTAATTTGTGCCACGCGATCGCTAAGTGCCAGGATCTGCCGGCTACGTTGCTCCGCTAGTCGGCTATTGGCTTCGATTGCAATCTCACGAGCTTCTTGCTCATTGTCACCAAGAGCATGGTACTTTCCTGTAACCGGATGCCGGTATCGCCAGTAGACCTTATTGGCCTTGCGGCTAAATAGGGGATACAGGTTAGGAATATCAACATTGTTCTTACGCGGTCTGGCTGCCATCGTTCAGTATCCTTTGGAGCTTCGGATTGTCATTGTGCTTAATGACAGGAGTAGTGAGTGGGCCAACTAGCTCAGCATCTTCTCGCACACGCCATAACTTGCCTTCTTTACGAGCGGGAGGGGCGAAGTGGCCCTCTTTAGCGCAACGCCGCAAGGTATTAAAAGAGGGCTGTTTACTGCGGTAACGCTCCGCAGCCCATTCTTCTAACGTCAGCATCTGCAGCATTAGTCACCTACCTGTCTGCTATTCAGACGGTAGGCAATGGCCATCTGTTCTGCATCATTCATGGCATCATGTAGAGAGTGATGTTTAACCGTAGCAAAGCATGGTTGATGGGTTTTAGGCAGATAACCCTTGGTGCCTTTGACCATTGCATCAATGTAGGTGCGAACATCGCGCTTGCCTGCAAAATGCCACGGGCATGTTAGACCGCAAGAACGGTACGCGCTTTCGAGGATAGACCCATCAAAATCGGTGCCACGAAAAAAGATACGCGCACCTGGGTGTTGTTGAATCCAAGAAGTCAGATTTACGAGTGTTTGACTCAGTGGTTCCCGATTTCCAGCCAGCGCCTCATGAGTATCTTCATCTTGTTTTATCCACCACTTTTGTGTTTCGGCGCTGACAGTTCGGCCTTGCATTAACTGACTAAAGGTATCAACCAACCCATAAAATGCAGACTTAGAATAGTCGGCCAACTCAGGATTCCGAACCACCTCCATGATTGAGTCCTGCACTCCATCGACATCTTCGATATCAAATGCAAAACCACCGATAGATAAGATCACTGCTGATGCCTGAACGTCCATTGTTTCTGTGTCGATAGTGATTGTGTTGATCATCGTTACTTACCCCACACTGATTTTTGGCAAAGCGAAGCCCTGCCAGAATTGGCAACTTTTCGCAGAGAGAAAATCGGGTTTCAAAAATGGAGGCCAGACACCCGCATAGCGCTGGCTCCCGATTAATTACTCACACATCAGGTGGCGCACCACATTGCCATCCAGTTAAAATACTGCAGAGCGTCACATCATATGTTCTAATGTTAACTGGTTGAACAAAAAAACACATAACATATTAAATATCAAGGGGGCCTTGTGGCAAAGCTAAAAATAATCCCATGCAAAGGTAATGAATATTATTACAGTGTTACTACTGATCACTTTAAGAATATTTCCTTGGGGGTGTCGGGTGTTCTTATTTATAACATTATTAATGGAGCAGCCAACTGGGGTAATCCAGGTATTTATGGAGTGCTAGTGTTTATTTTTCTTTCAGGTATTGTACATATCATTTTAAAAAGCCATAAAAATTGGGGGTGTGGAAGAGTATCTAAATTTAAGTATAAGGATTTTGTTGCAAAGTTTATTAACGTTATGTTGCTCATTTTTAGTGGTGTATTTTGTTCATTTGCCTATGACATCATGATTGTTCCCAATAATACACTGCCGAAATTGGAGTTCGGGAATATTTGGACAGCAGTACTCATGATTTTTGCTTACATTT contains:
- a CDS encoding DUF421 domain-containing protein, which produces MIIYMPIIIKLGLGILCLIVQINLMGKGNLAPSSAMDQVQNYVLGGIIGGVIYNESITVLQFVLVLIIWTLLVFVLKFLKENNRLVKRIIDGKPITLVHNGSVDVKECLRNGVSANDLMFKLRSNGIYEVEQLKRVVLEQNGQLTIIQNGDENIRYPIIVDGLANHDLLEILNKDREWLEGKIEEQGFKKISEVYLGEYLSGKINLYGYESK
- a CDS encoding DUF3290 domain-containing protein, coding for MNFYGINYLQTQSNLNDYLKYVIIFSALFVLIVVFSLYMRHRLQTKFRDLTIIAFLFLIFISGVQYSDYTNSQNVHSKSSQMVNFVRLLSKEKSVNIYSIFSNSVQLSDGVIVKVDNYYYRVNLSADLNTYSLTQTWLTNPDVTIIKN
- a CDS encoding 3'-5' exonuclease — translated: MINTITIDTETMDVQASAVILSIGGFAFDIEDVDGVQDSIMEVVRNPELADYSKSAFYGLVDTFSQLMQGRTVSAETQKWWIKQDEDTHEALAGNREPLSQTLVNLTSWIQQHPGARIFFRGTDFDGSILESAYRSCGLTCPWHFAGKRDVRTYIDAMVKGTKGYLPKTHQPCFATVKHHSLHDAMNDAEQMAIAYRLNSRQVGD
- the icd gene encoding NADP-dependent isocitrate dehydrogenase translates to MESKVVVPAEGKKITVDAQGKLVVPNNPIIPFIEGDGIGVDVTPAMIHVVDAAVKKAYHGERKISWMEIYTGEKSTHVYGKDVWLPEETLDLIRDYRVAIKGPLTTPVGGGIRSLNVALRQQLDLYVCLRPVRYYQGTPSPVKQPELTDMVIFRENAEDIYAGIEWKAGSAEADKVIKFLRDEMGVKKIRFPEQCGIGVKPCSEEGTKRLVRAAIEYAITNDRDSVTLVHKGNIMKFTEGAFKDWGYELAREEFGGELIDGGPWLKIKNPNTGKEIVVKDVIADAFLQQILLRPAEYDVIACMNLNGDYISDALAAQVGGIGIAPGANIGSDCALFEATHGTAPKYAGQDKVNPGSIILSAEMMLRHMGWFEAADLIVKGMEGAIAAKTVTYDFERLMEGAKLLKCSEFGDAIVKHM
- a CDS encoding excisionase, with product MLQMLTLEEWAAERYRSKQPSFNTLRRCAKEGHFAPPARKEGKLWRVREDAELVGPLTTPVIKHNDNPKLQRILNDGSQTA